The following coding sequences lie in one Paramisgurnus dabryanus chromosome 16, PD_genome_1.1, whole genome shotgun sequence genomic window:
- the dlg3 gene encoding disks large homolog 3 isoform X6 encodes MMNSSMSSGSGSLRTSEKRSLYVRALFDYDRTRDSCLPSQGLSFSYGDILHVINASDDEWWQARLVTPHGESEQIGVIPSKKRVEKKERARLKTVKFHARTGMIESNRPVKVKRKKSFNLSRKFPFYKSKENIVQELGETEQCLTSNSDSESSSKGQEDTILSYEPVIRQEIHYTRPVIILGPMKDRVNDDLISEFPHKFGSCVPHTTRPRRENEMDGQDYHFVASREQMEKDIQDNKFIEAGQFNENLYGTSILSVRAVAERGKHCILDVSGNAIKRLQQAQLYPIAIFIKPKSVEALMELNKRQTYEQASKVFDKALKLEQEFGEFFTAIVQGDSLDEIYNKIKLIIEEQSGPYIWIPSAEKL; translated from the exons ATGATGAACAGCAGCATGAGCTCTGGCTCGGGCTCCCTCCGCACCAGTGAAAAACGTTCCCTCTATGTCAG GGCTCTCTTTGACTACGACAGGACCCGGGACAGTTGCCTGCCCAGCCAGGGTCTCAGTTTCTCCTATGGGGACATCCTGCATGTCATCAACGCCTCTGATGACGAGTGGTGGCAGGCACGGCTGGTTACACCCCACGGGGAGAGTGAACAAATTGGGGTCATACCAAGCAAGAAAAG GGTGGAGAAGAAAGAGCGTGCACGATTAAAAACAGTCAAGTTCCACGCGAGGACGGGCATGATTGAATCTAACAGG CCAGTTAAAGTGAAGCGCAAAAAAAGCTTCAACCTTTCTCGCAAGTTCCCGTTTTACAAGAGCAAGGAGAATATAGTGCAAGAGTTGGGGGAGACCGAAC AGTGTTTGACATCTAACAGTGACAGTGAAAGCAGCTCTA AGGGTCAGGAAGACACAATTCTGTCATATGAGCCAGTAATCCGACAGGAGA TTCATTACACAAGGCCTGTGATTATCTTGGGTCCGATGAAAGAccgagtaaatgatgacttgATCTCAGAGTTTCCCCATAAGTTTGGATCCTGCGTTCCAC ATACAACCCGTCCTCGGCGAGAGAATGAGATGGATGGGCAGGACTACCATTTTGTGGCTTCGAGAGAGCAAATGGAGAAGGACATTCAGGACAATAAATTTATCGAGGCCGGCCAGTTTAATGAGAATCTGTATGGGACGAGTATCCTATCTGTTCGGGCAGTGGCTGAAAGG GGGAAACATTGTATCCTGGACGTGTCAGGGAATGCCATTAAGCGACTGCAGCAAGCACAGCTCTATCCGATCGCCATTTTCATCAAGCCAAAATCTGTGGAGGCCCTTAT GGAATTAAATAAGAGACAGACGTATGAGCAAGCCAGTAAAGTCTTTGATAAGGCATTGAAGCTTGAACAAGAGTTTGGGGAGTTTTTCACAG CCATAGTCCAGGGTGACTCACTAGATGAGATCTATAATAAAATCAAGCTGATCATAGAGGAGCAGTCAGGCCCTTACATCTGGATCCCGTCGGCAGAAAAGCTCTGA